cgggtgggtctgttttcagggctgggcactctggaaggtgagcagcatccatctggggctgatcacataatggacagttgtcattttcgcggacgccgatgcgatgtagatgggaggccaggtagtcatgccccgtagttgttctgaacacggctacactaatgggtctcggcaagttgcgagggattggtgactctattaggtgggcccaagattttccagcatcggcttgtatttgctgctcttttatcttcgctttgattcctcttctaatggtggactttgctgatgtgtacgattggaagctagggggctgtggaagagtagtcccttcttttgcaagttcatccgccgcttcatttccttcaacaccgacattactagggatccattgtagagtaatcagccaccctttttccatcaagttcgatagttggacgcggcaagatattgttttggcacagtCGGTGTATCGAATTGTCGACAGAGTGAGGATTGCGGCTTGGCAGTCGATGAAGAAGGCAACTTTTTGGGGGTGTTGGAAATTCTCAAGATTTTTTGCAGCTTCGTGTATAGCAGCAATTTCGCCGTCGTAGTTGGTGAGAGGGGCACCCACAGCTATAGAGCCTTTGAAGAACGTTGAGACATATCCTGCTCCTGTTCTTCCCGAGTCCGGCAACGAGGATCCATCGCAGTAGATGTGGAGCCACTCATGTGCTGGGTacttggtgtgtatcgtctctaGGGCGGCTTTCCTTAGGGCAATGTCTGACGATAAGTGCTTCGGGTCGTTATGGTTTTCAAGCAGTAATTCTGTGTTTGGTAGACAGCGGGCCAGTGTGGTTTGCGCTGGGAAGGGGGCGGCTTCCGACAGAATAATGTGGTATTTTTCTATGATTTGGTTTGCTACTGTAAGCGGAGTGGTTTGTGTTTTAAGACGTGAGGCTGCTTGTCTATATTCGTCCCATTTTTGTGGAAGTATTCGTCTTTGCTTTTTCTCAGAAGGTTAATGCGTGTTGCTCTCTGCGGCATTGTATTAGTTCAATACCGGTCTGGGCTTCCATTGATGTAATCGGTGTTGATTTTGGAGCACCGGTGATGACGCGAAGGGCAGTGTTCTGGGCGACTTCAAGCTTGGAGGTGGTGTTTGTACTCGCAGTTATTGTAGCTTCACTCCCATATTCTAATATCGGCCGGACATAGGTTTTGTATGTTGCTACCAGGACATCTTGCGTGGCGCCCCACTTTGTTGCTGTGAGACGTTTGAGCAGTCGACATCTCTTTGTGGCTTTCTCTGCAATGTCGTCGATTTGAGGTTTCCACGTCATTTTCTTATCTATGTACACCCCCAAGTATTTTGTTACGTCCTGTCTTTCCAGATCAACTCCTTTATACGTCAGCTTGACAGCAGTCTGTTTTGATGAAAGGCTAAGTACTTGATATACGGTTTTGGTTGTACTGACTGTTAGGCAGTTTTTATCCGCTCATTTTTCTAGATTTTTCAGAGCCTGGTTCATTACTCCCTCGAGCGCTCTCAGAGTGCTACTTGATGCCCATATTAGGAGGTAATCAGCATACAGGAGGGCTTCCACACCAGGTGTCTTTCTAATCATTTCGAGCACATCGTTTATCATTAAGTTGAACAGTTGACAGCTGATGACAGCTCCTTGTGGCCCAGCTCTTGTCTTTGCAGTCTGAATTTGGAACAGTGGTTGTGAAATTTGACTCTTTGATACCTTTCCCCGAGAAAGGATTTTATCCAATTGAATAGTTTGCCGTCAACTCCGGACTTCGCTATGTGTAACAGCAAGTGAGTAATATTGGAGCTTGTGAGTGATATTGGCCGGTAGCTATCAGTCAGGCTCGGGTCTTTTCCTTTCTTTAAGGTGGGTATGACCTCGCTCTTCCTCCACTGACTTGGGACTCTTGAATTCCATGTTAGGTTAATCAAATTCAGAATGGTGCCTTTGGCTGCGGCTCCCAGATATTTAAGCATTTCCGGGTACAACTCGTCAATCCCTGCTGCCTTTTTCGTTTTTGTGTTAGAGAGAGCCGCTTCCAGCTCCAACATCGAGAAATCTTCTGAACAGATGTCGTTTATATTTTTGCTCATCCGCCGGGGAGGAGATAACGCATTAGTCTTGCTCTCTCcctcttatttattttaatattactcaCTTTAGTGTAGTGCTTACAGAGTTCGTTTGCTATATCGGCATGTGTAGTGAGTTCTCTAGCCATGCCTCTCATTGGCATTTGCTGTTGCTTGTTTCCATCATTGTTTAGCGTAGTAACGAACCTGTGCGCTTTGACGCCGTCTTTAGCCGTCTTCCGAAGTCCGCCGACTTCGGAAATAGttcttattcttatataaatatacctgtgtgtgtatgtgtatagATAGTGAATGGCATTAGAACATGTCTATTCGCCacaatatatttgtattttttttattattgaggATAAGATAAGGATAAAAACATCGTTTCTTGTCTAgagacccatcaagacatttttattaagacaaactagactagGTCACGGGCAGGAGGTATTAACAAAAGGGTTAAAACAGAGGTTTGGATTCTAATCACATAATGTTTGTAAATACACACATATTTAACCATATAGGACCTACATATCTACTTTTGCTTCTAAAACAAACTTGATTAAAAtgttgtatatttctttctcttgttgtgCTAATAAAGTAGAGATGTTAGTTGGTAGACTTAGAAAATTTTTCAGTTCTTGGTACTGCATATATGTatgtgcagtatatttttgacattgtAAGAAAGTGTGATTTATATCAGCTAAAGCTTTTACTGGACAGTGAGGACAACACGGAGAATCTAAGATACCAATCCGAAACAAATGTGCTGGAAAGCGACCATGATTAAGTTTTAAACGTGTTATAATTGATgacttatatatattataattccACGAATTGATGTGAGGAATGTTCGTCGGTAAAAGCGGatgaattttaaaatagagactctctgatgtagttgaaaattttcTGTACTGAACTTTCCATCTAACCCTAACATCAGCCTTACATAAATTAATAAGATCTGATGAGTTGCACATGTTTACTCTAAATTCTGAGTCAAGTGCTTTTTTAGCTACAAGATCAACTGCTTCATTCCCAGTTATCCCTGAATGACCTCTAACCCAGACTAATGTATCTCGTACATCATACTTCTGCAGTTTatatatactattttttatagatagtAGAATGTTGTTGTTATAATGATTAAAAGGAGAGCTTTTAATGGCGTGCAAAACTGAGAAAGAGTCTGTTACATTTACCACAGATGAAGATAAATTCATCTCGTACCAATCTAAAGCTTTACTAATAGCTATAGCTTCTGCACTAAAAATCGATAAATAATGTGGGACTTGATATTGCTCAATATGGttaatattagaaactaaaaatgcacagcctgttttttaaatctttttttttatccttccgtatagatgatgattttattctctcctaaattacagagtattgatttgaaaattaattttgatagaaatatattatctggatatttgtaaattataatggttGGAATTAACTCATCATTTAAAGTAATTAGTTCCAAAAAATATAAAGCTTCTATTAAAACCTTTCCCCTGCGATCTTCCGGGATAGGGCCCGGAGAGGCCACGAAAATTGTATGAGAGATAACAAACTGTTCCAATAAATTTAACCAATCTTTTTTTGTGGCTGCTATGTCTGAAGGTTTGTATACTGAaacgaaagaaatatttatatctggAATAAATACTGCACATACTTCAATGCCCCTTGAAAAATTTTGGATTATTACACTTTCTTGATAGTTAATTGTTTGTAAGATAAATATACCAACTCCGCCATATCCGTCATCACGgcatattttaatgaaattatatccttttatattaaaattactattagacTTAAGCCAAGTTTCGGAAAGTATgataatatcaacatggtttttattaaggtaagttaacaaattatttttattagatgttaTTGATCTACTATTCCACTGCAAAATTACTAATTGGTTTTTAATCGTTTGTTTATTAGCCATTTTTAATGTATGTTTAATCTCTAATTAATCAGTAAAATAGTTTTTCACTTGAATCTGATTCACTATGTTTTCATAGCATCATTTGGATCACTTGGAACAAAGGCACTTTCTACAAAGTCCCTGATATTAGATTCCATGAAAGTATTTGGtgctaattgaaattttttttgaaatttattaatGAAGAAGATAATTTACATTATAGTTTTCTCTTTATAGTCCATAAATTTTTCTCTGTAGGGGTTAGGTATAATAGGTTTAGGTTTTTGACTAGGTATATATGATTTGTTTACAGGCATCATATCAGGTGTAGGAGAGGTTGGGTGTGttcgtttaattgttttaatagtatTGGCTTTAGAAGCTGGTTTcggttttttaaaagtaatattagaCGATGCACTGTCGCCAGAAGTATTCGGTTGGAAAATTGTTATCgttgtttaaaatagagaatCGTTTATTCGTAGCCACTTTCGCATATGAtggattattatatatatttttggcttctttaaaagaaatattttcaactgacataatttgttttatccccttttgctttgcatatacaggacaaatacgtgaaattgaggggtggtcgttattattaaaataaatacacaaattattttctttacaatccTATTTTGTATGACTTGTATTTGTACACTTTTGAcatctcttatttttttatttacattgtcTATCTGGGTGGCCATATCTCAGACATTTGAAACACTGTACAACAAGTTGTATGTAAGGTTCAACATGGAAAttgcataaatttatttgtatacattttgaaatttcatttcttaaaaattttactATTATCAGTTGTCTGTTTACCAAAACTAGGTTTTCATCAGAgtctataattttcctttttataCGATAGACACTTGCTACCTATTTATTTGATTTGATAGCCgttaataaatattcttcagAAAAGAAAGTATCTACCATCGTGACAACTCCTTTTTTGTGAGTATAGAATTTTGatataaatgctattaaatcGTTTTTTAACATTACATCGTGGTTAACTAAGCTATTGGCTATttctaatgtattaaaaataaccttTACCCTATTAACTTCTACAGGTTTTATATCTAATACATCTTTTTTTAAAGTTTCATCTTTAAGAAGAAAGTGccctattttaattggaaaaagtctccctaaatttttatttttgtgttcaacAAACACATAAATTGGTACATTATCATTGGTCTATAACTGTTATTAAAATCCATTAGTTGTACATACCTGTTATCATTATCACTATTattatacagtccatctaatttacttactgttgcacgtcattatcattgacagagtcAATCTTAATGTTATTCCATTTTAGATCAAATAGgttacataattattgcaaaagtgcattatacaacaaaacaaattaatatttaatgtaaataaatagaaacaaaacaagagttaaaaaataattttgttaaaaacaatttgagccgcttgtatgcgtcgtataaaaatgtaaaatttaatacttaaacaaaatcaacacttttttcattacttattaacattagtcaacaccgcaactgtcaaataaatgttaccaatttatgccaaaatatcaccttcgttcgattacagttacggtgtgttccgaacaaatgttcttcataaaaacgctttataatgcatttatacaaattaaatgtaacatattattgtgtatttctttaagttaacattaatagaaatctttaaatattatttctacgcgtatataataaaatatgtctagtggctgtaatgccagtgtactcggcaaagtgattctgaaaaagaacacacctaccgcctaaatatttcgtgttggtatcatgtgacctcacgggctatgacgcggatgacgtgcaacggtaagtaaattagatgaagtatacgtGTTTTTTTATCGAGCGGCTTATCGCAGCCGTTTCTTCTGACATTACTTACGCCTTAAAAAAACTTAACTATGCTCTCCGTAAATACAAATATCAAAGCCAACAACTAATTATACTTATATTTTACAAAAGTTCAATCACCAGCTAATTCACAAAACTCGAATACGTCCACCCACCTTGACTAACGAATTCaaagtgatatatatatatatatatatatatatatatatatatatatatatatatatatatatatatatatatatatacctatatttaTTCTTCATATTTAAAATCATACGTTTTGTGAATTGTAGTATATAAATATATCTCTAATAAACATAGAAAGCAATATAGCATTGGTAAACGGATAATAAGTATTCGGAAAATGTTACTATCCAAAAAGGCGTTTTACAGGGACGTACTTTGCTGCCCCCATTTAGTATTTACTAAGAACATGTACTTAGAGATTTTATGGCAGAAGTTAAAGACGGATTTTTGATCAATATCATATTTATAAGGGAAAATGCAGAAGGCCCTTGACGTATAATTATAGAGGCCTTTAAATCACTAGCATACATGTCAGAACAGTCTATAAAACGACATCAATAGTAATCAGCTTCCTCTTCTCAGCTTGACATATTATCGAACGTTGGCAATTATTGAGGCTATTTAgagttttttaaaatcttttaggGATTTTGCTTGTTCCAAGAAGTTCAGCCGCAATCTGGACTGCTTTCAACATTAATCTTACAATGCTTAATAAGCTTAATCATTTGGTATTTTGTATTATATAGTATATGTGTCAGGTATTATAATCTTTTGTTGATAGTCTGTTTATGTTTGTTGGTTGATTTAAgttaaagtttatatttatgtgtgattcagccacaattgattgtagtgaaaattacatttttaactaaaaatttgacgtttcgatttccactctggaaattggtttcaaaaaaatattattcaataaGTGTGTTAAAAAAGGATGTATAACCGCCAAAGTTGTTGAAGAGGGAAAATTGAAAGTTGACTTACTTGGCCCCAATGTTGTATGCAACAGCCTTGCTTTGGATGAAAAAATACGAGGGTAGATTTTTGCCCCATGGAACTTTAAATTGTGATTGTTATGTGTGCTTTTGCATTATTTGCAAATGCaataggtgtgtgtgtgtgtgtgtgtgtggacgtgtgtgtgtgtatgtgtgtgtgtgtacctatgtgtgtgtgcatgtgtgtgcgtgtgagtgttcGTGTATTGTGTTTATGTATTGTGTGGTACATATATATTGTTTATGATTGTAGATATAATGCCTGCGACTTCCTTTACTCCGCCATAGTTGGTATGTTCTTGTTGCTGACTTCtttttttagtattggcaaccaaaatCTGTTATATTCACCTTATGGATTTGCTCCACTTTTTTCCCTATGAGTATGATCAGTGCTGCTTCTTTGATGTTTCTCTTTTTCGTGTTTAAATGGGCAGTCCTGTTATTAGCTCTATAAAAAGGTTTCTATTGGTTTTCCGACACATTCCAGAACATCGAACACATACCTTTGCTTCATTACTACTAGTTGCTTGgcctttttaataattaaattgagCAAAATctttttactattatttttacGTAGTTTAATAGTTTAAGAGTTGTTGTAAGTCTTTCAGTATGTCAACTAGTAGATTATAaatacatgtataaaatataataaataactgaaaatatttattttttaaccatatttattataaaataacttaaaaatatatacaacaaaATCAGTAATACAATGCAACATGTAGGTAAGAATGTCAACAATGGCACTTAGATCCAATCCAAGAATGTCTACATCAATGGTAGCCGTCTAAGTTCAGTCCTAGATCGTGACTGACTAATGCTTTAGTGTATACTGGAGCAGCTAACAAGGTTTTAGCTACAACTGGTTGTACAACCTTGTGGACTACCTGTGGGTGTACTGCTTTACCTATAAAATACAAAGTATTGGGTTACAAAATATTTAGAGCTTtgtaatatataaatatgtaaaatcatgtgctttttcaatttaaaaattcacattATAAATTTAATCAATATATGTTTTGAAATTCTTAATTCTTAAGAAATTTAGAAATTGTGTTTAATATTCAATAAAGTTGTTAACAGCTGTTTTTTCATTTATCAAAATTGTATTACACAATGGAACTAGAAGTAGAATATGACGGTATAAGAGATTCCAAGAAATATAAATGAACTTAGAAAAGGATCATCAACAACGAAAACTGCAGGAAACTGGGGAAATGCTTGATTGATTGATATTTGTACAACCTTATAGAAGATAGGATAAAAccaaaattaaaagtgaaactggaacaaaccatgaagtggagatatccaggagtgtcTAGTATACCTATtcaatacaaagcacgtggtgttcctgtgtattaaggtataaaaaatgcttattaaaagcttaaaatttttattttaaagaagatcttttcggaattgaatcattccatcatgagtttaataaaaagttgttaaaaacattgtatggccacataaaaacattggaaggacatcagtattaaaaaacaatcctcatggtatttataaaggtaaatgcaatagactgttaacttgttgattaataaaaactgaaaatgggggcatcttacatgaccccctgtagctggtgaggttttatcgacttacattacctctgatctgtgctggaatCTAGGGCTAACTGTAGTTAGCTAACTTAAACATTTGGGATTAAAACTGTTTCAAATGTACTGGCCGATTGGCAAGAAATTCAGACTAAAAACAGAAACTAAACTCCTAATGTACAAATCAATCCTAAAGCCATTATGGACTTACGAAATAGAATTTTGGGGTGCTGCTATTAACTAAAAGCTTAAAATCCTTAATCGAATTACATGAGACTATAGGTGAAGTGCGTAGATTAAAACGATTCAAACTAACCGACTTAAGTAATAGATTTAGTCAGATAATAATAGTATGTTCAATAGAACCTACTCGTTACAGTAAATTAATATTAAAGGTATTTTCTTGCTGAAGAGAATTATTACATGTCAACAATATTTGTCAAAAAACTTTACGTATGCTAAGGACACATTGTTAATAAAGTGGAcacaataaaaaatgtaattttatcgACGAAGAAATACTATCGACTGAATTTTTTACCTTCTGTAAACAGTTAAGCTAATTATTAAACACTAATAAACTATTGCAATGCTTTAAACTCCGCAATATGTACAGCAGTTCGGCAGTATTTAAGTTTTGTTATTACTCTATTAAACTTTAGATTGAAATGTGAGGCTCTCAAAAAATAGAGGTAGTTATCTGCTTTATAATAATTAGAATAAGAGACAATTCATACATAAAGACCTTTTTTGTGTTTTAGAGATATAGTTCAATAAAAGATTAGAAATTATCGACTTTTCTTTTTCAAATAACAACCTTTATCagatataaacaataaaaacataaatagaGAAGTATAGGCAAATTAAcgtttgtatttataaataaatctaTGGAGATTTTCCACGGTTGTAAATTGAGCAAAAAACAAGAACgtttatatcttctttttcttacgatgcctatccattccggatgttggcgatcctaactttgcttgctgctattctgaatagtccggttgtcgatgtattaaaccactttctcaggttttgaagccaagatattcttcttctccctggtcctctctttccaaataccttgccctgaagaatgagttgcaacaagccgtatctctgttcattactcataacatggccaagatattctagtttgcgctctttgatggtgttaataatctcgcattccttaacattaacattagtcacacgatccacccatgaaattcttaaaatacgccTGTAataccacatctcgaatgcctcgagttttcttaaagaagcgtcggaaagtgtccaggcctctactccgtataataacgtagaaaatacatagcatctaatgagagagattttggtagcaagtggtaaatcgtgacttctgaaaagagacttcatcattatgaacgctgatctcgcttttcctatgcgttgttttatttcactggagtgatcccattttctgttaatgttggtaccaaggtatatgtagctgtccactctgtcaattggatgttggttaaccaaaagctgtgtatttaatattacgcgcttactgactaccatgtactttgttttcttcgtattaagatcaagtccgtgttctctacttatatctgatatacgcgacattattctttgcaaaccgtccagactatctgcaaaaactactgcgtcgtcggcatatctaatgttgtttagacgtatttcgttgactaatacgcctttttgtagttcgcctagcgcttgctcgaagatatattcagagtatatattaaataacaccggggacagaatgcatccttgcctcactcctctatccatggagactgcctctgtcaattggtcatccactttaatattggctgtttggttgtaatataaattataaatgattcttaagtccctatcatctaaccccacttctttaTACTTCAACGTTTATATAGTGCATAAATATTGCTTTGTCacatttttaaaatgaaaaaattattcaatTATAACTACCCTTCATCTAATGGGAACCATCAATAATTTTACACAGTCCAAAAAAAGTTTATAACATTAGTGCTTTAGCGAACATTGAAATCAATAAATTTCAAATTGGGAACCTAATTATTCCTATCCTGCATCTAGCAATTCTTTCCTTTTAAGTttaatctttactgtcttttcccaatatgtttttaaaatggaatattttataataccccaaaaagaaaaaaaaaattaatctattttaTTTTCCTAAATGTGTTCACCAATAACTCATAAAATATCTAATACATCTAGAAATATTTCAATCAATTAAGCTGTCACTTACTCACAAAAAGAGACAAAGCTGTcacgatccagatattgtgaaactcgttaaagtgcagagacttcgatgggctggatacattgctaggatgtcagatcacgaatacacgaagagataaacattttcaaaaccaggggcacaagaagcagaggacgaccacgaatgagatggattgatgatgtggaagaagacctacagattttaagggtcagaagatggagtgAAGTTGcgaggaatcgacaggagtggcgacttctttgtgagctgGCTAAGATCTACAacagattgtcgagccacttatgatgatgatgatctaatATATCtagaaatatttcaattaattaatCTGTCACTTAttcacaaaaaaagacaaaaatagtAGAATACTAGTGCACCAAATCACTAATATCGATGTGAAAAGTTCAGAGGTTTCATAATTCAAACCTAAGCGTGGCCAAAATAACAAGAAAGTTTAATAGCTagttgttaaaattaaaaatggatcTACGATTTAAATTAGGCTACGCCAGTTTATGGTGATAGGAATGACGTTGAAGAGCTGGAAAATCTAAACACACACATATACGCGTTAAAAAATTACTACTTGAGGTACTGCcagaaatatttgaatttttcaacTTGAGTGTAACTTTTTCTTAGAAACTTTGAcattataatttaaacaaaaagttCCCAATACTTAGTCTTTACTTTGCTTACTTCATATATTCTAAAACCCTCTATAACTAAATATCTATTTCTTACCTATCCTACTGACTACAGCATTGAATCCGTTGTGAGGATCAGCAGTATACTTAACTACTCTAATTGTGCCATCAGGTTCAGCAAGAGAATATTCTCCTTTGACGGAATCGCCCACTCGAACTTCGGACTGTTGTTTTCTGTCACCAGTGTGAGCATCTTCTACTCCATATTTAAATTCATAGTGTGCTGGTGCCTAAATATTAAAACTGTGTTAAGTAGGAAAtcagaaaaagtaatgttaattatttttctACATGTTTGAACTTcttacataaaaagaaaaaaacaaaaaacataagtACAAACCATTTTCATCAGAATATTGGATATCAATTTGCAAAAAATGGACATTCTATTGGCAATAAACATgaaatttacattttaaaaatatacatattatatacatCTACTTATAAATACACTGTTTCAGTTTTCTAAAATGGAAACTTTACTTTAATCAACGTAACCACTGTATAACCTTTTATCCCTGTCAAACTAGTGGCGTTACATGCTAGCTTTCTTTAACTTTGTCTTTGATAACTCGCGcctttaacagctggcaaccctaatttgcgaccattttttctcagacAACCTTAtataatcatattaaaaaaaaatagctataatttaatacaaaaaaaaacatgcatatacatcatgagcagcgtattttatttaaaaaattaatgaaataaaatttttattgaagaATTAATCaccattaatttaattaaaaaactattgcggtcactttttgactggcaacctattatcaatgtattttgAATGTATATGAAATCTGCTTCCCTCATTAAAATTTTTGGAATTTAACCAATGctgatctttttttatttatagtgcATTCAAGGTGTTTTAACTTGTAGACTATTTCCAAAGATTTACTGTCTACTAATGATTTTATATTATTGTTAAATGGAAACAATATACAGAGTATGGCCAAATTACTACAAGATCAACTCAATAAATTTATAGCATGGTCTAGAAGGAGTGGTTTTCAatttgcttcatctaaaactcgctgcatcatattctcaaagagaccaaaacagataaaagaaatacctactTTGAAACTTGGGGGTCAGACACTTGAAtatgtaaatacaattaaataccTAGGTTTAATATTTGATCAACCTCTAACCTGGAAGGACCACATCAAGTACCGCTTCAATATGTCATACATACAGCTATATGTCAAAAAAGATTAAACTTCTTAAAATGTCTTTCTGGTTCGAACTGAGTAGCGGACGGTACAACTCTActcatattatataaaaatctgaTCCGCTCCAAGATCGATTATGAATGTCACGCTTACTCGTTTGCTTCAACATCAACTCTAAAAGTTTTAGACATCATTCAAAATAACGCTCTTAGAATAATAAGCGGTGCATTTAGAACAACCCCGATCTTAAGTATTCAGGCCGAACTCAGTGAACCACCATTAGATTTAATAAGACAGGAATTAATGC
The genomic region above belongs to Diabrotica undecimpunctata isolate CICGRU chromosome 8, icDiaUnde3, whole genome shotgun sequence and contains:
- the LOC140447860 gene encoding cuticle protein 7-like; its protein translation is MFAKIFIAVCMIASVHCGAISYISGGLHLDDDHGIGDYGHGISLASHAIAAPIAIAKPVAIAKETVVDYSAPAHYEFKYGVEDAHTGDRKQQSEVRVGDSVKGEYSLAEPDGTIRVVKYTADPHNGFNAVVSRIGKAVHPQVVHKVVQPVVAKTLLAAPVYTKALVSHDLGLNLDGYH